The genome window CCACGCCGCCAAGCCGGCGGATAACCTTTGCCGCCTTCGCAACCTCCTCCGCCGCGCTCCGCCCCTTGATGGCAAGAACTTCACCGGAGCCCTGAAGGAGCGGGATGGTCAGGGTTGCCAGACCAGTAAGGGCGGACACGGCCCTGGCCGTCACAACATTCACGTCGAACTTTCCGACAGCCTGCTCTGCGCGCCCACGGAAAATATCGACATTGGTCAGACCGAGGTCTTGCGTCACTTCGTGCAACCAGGCAACGCGGCGCTCGAGGGGCTCAATCAGCACAAGCTGTGCATCCGGGCGAGCGATCGCAAGGGCAACCCCCGGCAAACCGGCACCGCTTCCAACGTCTGCTATACGTGCGTCGGAGGGAACCAGCTCTCCGATAACGGCGCAGTTGAGAACGTGCCTTTCCCACAAACGCGGAACCTCACGAGGGCCAAGCAACCCCCGCTCGATGCCCGAAGTCGCCAGATGCGATACGAAACGTTCAGCCAGTGATAGGCGTTCTCCGAAGATGGTTCGAGCTGCCTGAAGCTCTTTTGTCCCTATTTCAACCGACATCGGGATCCCTCCTTGAAAGAGAAGAACGACGTCTCAGGAACTCGCCGAGACGACGATATGGCGGCGCGAGCCTTCACCCTCCGACTCACTTACCAGCCCGAGATCCGCGATGATGTCGTGCACAATCTTGCGCTCATAGGCAGACATCGGAGCGAGAGCGATGTCCTCCCCGGTTTCCTTCACCTTCCCGGCCGCACGCTCGGCAATCTCGCGAAGCTCCCGCGTGCGCGTTTCGCGGAAACCGTCGATGTCCAGGACCAGGCGTGAACGGGTACCTGTGGACGTCAGGACAGATAGGCGGGCCAACTCCTGCAGAGCCTCGAGAACCTCGCCGTCACGTCCGACCAGTGACTGAAGACCCTGGGCATCACTGTCTTCAGAGACGATCGAGATGTAGGTGCGGCCGCCGCGTACCTCAATATCGATATCTCCGTCGATGTCCGCTATGTCTAGGAGTTCCTCGAGGTAGTCAGCGGCCACATCGCCCTCGTCCTCAACAGACGCAGCACTATCGTGATCGACCGCATCCTCGTTCACGGCCTCGATGGTCTCTTCCTGGATGTTGTCAGTGCTCATTTGCGTTTCCTGTTCTTGCGCTGAGGCTGTACTCGTTGACCCTTGGGCTGCGCGACGGCTTCCACCGCCGGCTCAGGCTTCTTCTCGCCAAGCAGGGGAACCATCGGCAGGCCCTTCTTCGCACGACGCTCGGCCAGGGCCTTGGCTGCGGGGGATCCAGGAGTGGGCATACGCCGGATGACGTAGAACTGCTGCACCATGGTCCAAAGGTTGGTGGTGGTCCAGTAGATCAGTACACCGATCGGGAAGTTGATGCCGCCGACGCCGAAGACCAACGGCAGGATGTAAAGCATGAGCTTCTGCTGGCGCATGAAGGGGCTCTGCATTGCCTCTTCAGACATGTTCTTCGCCATGATCTGCTTCTGCGTGATGAACTGCGACGCAGTCATCGCGAGGATCATGATGATTGAGAGGATGGCGACCGAGGTATGGCCCGGCGTACCCCATCCATGCAGCAACGAGGAAGACAGTGGAGCGCCGAAGATTTCCGCGGCATCGAACTGCCGAACGTCCTCAACAGTCAGCGCACCGATACCTTCGCCGTTATCGCTAGCTGTGGAGACTCCATTCAGCACCGTAAACAGAG of Arthrobacter sp. JZ12 contains these proteins:
- the rsmG gene encoding 16S rRNA (guanine(527)-N(7))-methyltransferase RsmG, whose translation is MSVEIGTKELQAARTIFGERLSLAERFVSHLATSGIERGLLGPREVPRLWERHVLNCAVIGELVPSDARIADVGSGAGLPGVALAIARPDAQLVLIEPLERRVAWLHEVTQDLGLTNVDIFRGRAEQAVGKFDVNVVTARAVSALTGLATLTIPLLQGSGEVLAIKGRSAAEEVAKAAKVIRRLGGVDTRIEAVGSSLLEEPTTVVRIVVSR
- a CDS encoding protein jag, whose product is MSTDNIQEETIEAVNEDAVDHDSAASVEDEGDVAADYLEELLDIADIDGDIDIEVRGGRTYISIVSEDSDAQGLQSLVGRDGEVLEALQELARLSVLTSTGTRSRLVLDIDGFRETRTRELREIAERAAGKVKETGEDIALAPMSAYERKIVHDIIADLGLVSESEGEGSRRHIVVSASS
- the yidC gene encoding membrane protein insertase YidC, with product MDFFETILLPFRWLVSWIMWAFHEGFTFLGMDAASGWTWTLSIVGLVVVIRAALIPVFVKQIKAQRGMQALQPDLRKLQQKYKGKTDQLSRQAMTQEQMALYKKHGTNPFAACLPILIQMPFFFALFTVLNGVSTASDNGEGIGALTVEDVRQFDAAEIFGAPLSSSLLHGWGTPGHTSVAILSIIMILAMTASQFITQKQIMAKNMSEEAMQSPFMRQQKLMLYILPLVFGVGGINFPIGVLIYWTTTNLWTMVQQFYVIRRMPTPGSPAAKALAERRAKKGLPMVPLLGEKKPEPAVEAVAQPKGQRVQPQRKNRKRK